From Synechococcales cyanobacterium CNB:
CTTGTCGTCGCCGCCGTCCTCGCCGCACGCTTCTGCTGGGCCGGATTCATCACCATCCGCTCCACCATCTGGCGACAGAACTACTCCCGCGCCGTCCGCGCCCGAGTCACAGGCAAACTCGCAACCGTGCAGGTGCTCACCCTCGCCGCGCTCGGCGTCGGCCTGGGCATGGCCATGAACGCCGACGCGCGCGCCTTTCGCATCCTCCTCCCCGCCGGCTGCGCTCTCTCCCTCGTCGGCGTCTGGGCTTGGGCGCGCATGCGCATCCGCGGCCACCGCGCCCTCCTCGCCGCCGAGCGCGCCACCGCCAACGACGCCGACGCCCCCTCCCTCAACCCCGTCGCCATGGCCCGCCTCCTCGCCGCAGACCACCTCTTCGCCGGTTACATGACCTGCATGATGCTCCTCGGCCTCGGCAACCTCATGCTCACGCCGCTCCTCGTCATCGCCGTCAAGGAAGAGTTCGGCATGGAGTACCTCGGCGGCATCGCCGTCACAAACTCCGTCCCCCTCGCCATGATGCCCGTCAGCATCCCACTCTGGGCACGCCTCCTCGACCGCGTTCACGTCATCGTCTTCCGCACCGTCCACTCCTGGGTCTTCGTCGCCGCCTCCGCCCTCTACCTCCTCAGCGTCGTCACCCACACCGTCTGGCTCCTCTACGCCGCAAGCGTCGTGCAGGGACTCGCCTTCGGCGGCGGCGTCCTCGCCTGGAACCTCGGACATCTCGACTTCGCCCCCCCACACAGGGCGTCACAATACATGGGCGTCCACGTCACCCTCACAGGCGTCCGCGGCCTCCTCGCTCCCTTCATCGCCGTCGGCATCTACGAGACCGCGCGCGCCATCGACCCCGCCTATGGCGCATCGGCCTTCGCCGCCTGCACCGCCTGCTGCATCGCCGGAGCCGTCGGCTTCAAACTCCTCGCACGCGCCCTCGGCGACGGCCGCGGCCGCCGCGAAGAACCCGTCGAAACCGCCCCACCGGCACGAGTGACGGAATAGTGGCAAGGGAGTGTCAATCCGCGGCTCTCCGCCGCTCCACGAGGTCCAGCAACTCTCCCGCCACCTCGTTCGGCACTTGGAACGTCAGGTTGTACTGCGCGATCCGCCACCGGCCCCCGCTCAGCACCATCACCCCCGTGCCCCGCAGGTCGCCGTACTTCTCGTTGCGGACCACCTCGTCGAACCACGCCGCGTGCCCGCACGGCGCGACCGTCACGTGCCGCTCGACCGCGCGGTACGTCCACGCCGAATCACGCTCGAAATACGGCTTGGCCCAGGCGCGGAACCCCTCCACCGTCCACCGTTCCGTCGGATCCGTCCCCAGAAACACCGCGTCCTCGGTGAAGTGCCCGAAGTACCGCTCCGCGTCCGCCTTCGCCGCCGCGTCGTGGAAGTCGTCCAGCGTCTCGCCGATGACCTCGGCCATCGGCCGCACGGTCAGCCGCCGCGGCCGCTCCGGCTGAAACGCGAACGCCCCGAATACGACCGCGACGATCGGCACGACGAGCAGAGTGCAACGCATGATGTGGCTCCAAGGCACAGCGACACAGCGGCACAGCGACGAAGTGAAGCGCGACGAACCGCATCGTACTCGGATTCGCCCCATCGACTCCCCCTTCGCGCTCTTCGTGCCCTTCGCCTTCCACCCAAAAAACGACAGCGGGGCCTCGAAAGGCCCCGCCCCGTGGAGTGAGGAGAGATGCTGTTCCCGAAGGCCGGTCAGGCCTTGGTCTTGGTGCGGAACTCGAGGTACCCCATCCGGACGAGGAACGCCGTCGCCTCCTCGACCTCATACCGGCTGAACGGCACGAGGCACGCGGGCTGGTCGGGTGTCCCCATCAGGTCCACCGGACGCGGGCAACGCCCGGTGAGCCGATCCGCGACCTCGGTCAAGGCCTTGATCACGGCCTCGGAGGCCTCGAAGAGCCGTTCCGAATCGATTGTCTCAAAGTACTCGTTCATGGCTGCGCTCCTGATACCTTGATCGCCGTCGGGGGTTTCTGGTTTCGGCGTTTCCCGCCATTCCTCTGCTTCTTCAAGCGGCGTTCGGGTCCACCACTCACGCTCCGGGGCGCGAACTCTGCGCCACGGCCGCCCCGGGCGAACCCCGGCAACTGCCCTGTTTGCCACCGGATGGCCTCCCGCCGATACTGCCGCCATGCTCAACCACGCTCGAACCGCACTCTCTTCGACCCTCGCTGCCTGTCTTGTCGCCTTCACAGGCTGCGGCACCTCCGACAACGGCGGACGAAGCCTCCTTGCACCGATCCAGCGCACGCCAGCCGCGCCGCTCGCCATCACCCTCGACGGCAGCATCGACGACTGGCCCGCCGACAAGGCCGCTCTCGCGGATGCCCACTACCTCTACCTCCGCCTCGCGGTCGAGGGCACGCCACGCGCCCTCCAGGCCTCGCACGAGACGCTCACCGTCCTCATTGACGCCGACGCCGATGCCACCACCGGCACGCGCGTTGAAGAGCCGAAGAACACACTCGGCGTCGATCTCGAAGTTCGATTCTCGCCCAGGCGAGACGACGGCTCGCCTGGGCGAGGCGTCGCCGTCATCGCGCACACTTCCGACGGCCCACGCACGCTCTCTCACGCCGACATCGACCTCCTCGTCGCGCCGACGCACGCCGCCGACTGGTACGAACTCCGTCTCAGCCGCATCCTTCCCGACGGCCTGCCCGGCGCAGGCCTCGCCACCGACGGCCGCGCCTCGGGCATGATCGTCCTGCACGGCGCCGACGGACACGTCGCAGGCTGGTCCGACCCGTTCACCGTCGCGCTCGGCCCCGCCGCGGGCACGCCGCATCTCGGCGATGCCGACCTTCCCCGCAAGCCCCGCGGCGCGATCCGCATCGTCTCCTGGAACGTCGAGCACGCCTCCCCCATGCGCAACGCCGGTCCCTTCGCCAACGTCATCCTCGCCCTCGAACCGGACGTCGTCCTCGTGCAGGAATGGACCCTCGACACACCGGGCCAACTCCGCGGCTGGTTCACCGCTTCGCTCCCCGCTTCCGACGGCCGCCCCTGGCACACCCGCACCGGCGACGGATGGGGCGTCGGCATCGTCTCCAAGCATCCCCTCGAACCGCTCGGACCCGCGCGCCTCGAACTCCCGGGGCACGACACTCCCGTCCGCTTCATCGGCGCGGTCGCCCACACGACCGCCGGGCCAATCGCGCTCGCCTCGCTCCACCTCAAGTGCTGCGGCGGCGCGGACGGCCCCGAAGACGCTCAGCGCGCCGCCGAGGCACGCCTCATCAACGCCACGCTCGCCGACGCGCTCACCGGCATACAGCACGATGCGATCGTGATCGCCGGAGACGTCAATCTTGTCGGCAGCCGCACGCCCCTGGACAAGCTCGCCGCGGGCCTCGCCTCGGGCGGCGCCGATCTCGCCGTCGCCGCCCCCAGCGTCCTCGGCGACGCCGC
This genomic window contains:
- a CDS encoding MFS transporter; the protein is MARDARPQHDATSGVWRAWIETWVQSWGGFHPASMPAYARANYRRELLAAFFLPFLLAVVDSAIVGVVVKNAYDGVVAPKTLNFVVALLTASTAFANIVSFAWVRLSHGVDKVRFINALQVAMIVLVGLIALAPRNEPGLWLVVAAVLAARFCWAGFITIRSTIWRQNYSRAVRARVTGKLATVQVLTLAALGVGLGMAMNADARAFRILLPAGCALSLVGVWAWARMRIRGHRALLAAERATANDADAPSLNPVAMARLLAADHLFAGYMTCMMLLGLGNLMLTPLLVIAVKEEFGMEYLGGIAVTNSVPLAMMPVSIPLWARLLDRVHVIVFRTVHSWVFVAASALYLLSVVTHTVWLLYAASVVQGLAFGGGVLAWNLGHLDFAPPHRASQYMGVHVTLTGVRGLLAPFIAVGIYETARAIDPAYGASAFAACTACCIAGAVGFKLLARALGDGRGRREEPVETAPPARVTE
- a CDS encoding DUF4440 domain-containing protein; translation: MGRIRVRCGSSRFTSSLCRCVAVPWSHIMRCTLLVVPIVAVVFGAFAFQPERPRRLTVRPMAEVIGETLDDFHDAAAKADAERYFGHFTEDAVFLGTDPTERWTVEGFRAWAKPYFERDSAWTYRAVERHVTVAPCGHAAWFDEVVRNEKYGDLRGTGVMVLSGGRWRIAQYNLTFQVPNEVAGELLDLVERRRAAD
- a CDS encoding endonuclease/exonuclease/phosphatase family protein; translation: MLNHARTALSSTLAACLVAFTGCGTSDNGGRSLLAPIQRTPAAPLAITLDGSIDDWPADKAALADAHYLYLRLAVEGTPRALQASHETLTVLIDADADATTGTRVEEPKNTLGVDLEVRFSPRRDDGSPGRGVAVIAHTSDGPRTLSHADIDLLVAPTHAADWYELRLSRILPDGLPGAGLATDGRASGMIVLHGADGHVAGWSDPFTVALGPAAGTPHLGDADLPRKPRGAIRIVSWNVEHASPMRNAGPFANVILALEPDVVLVQEWTLDTPGQLRGWFTASLPASDGRPWHTRTGDGWGVGIVSKHPLEPLGPARLELPGHDTPVRFIGAVAHTTAGPIALASLHLKCCGGADGPEDAQRAAEARLINATLADALTGIQHDAIVIAGDVNLVGSRTPLDKLAAGLASGGADLAVAAPSVLGDAAFYTWTDPRSEFSPGRLDFALVGGGRIVNAFVLDTARLSDASLQRIGLDRTDTAASDHRPLVIDVMPR